The Lycium ferocissimum isolate CSIRO_LF1 chromosome 10, AGI_CSIRO_Lferr_CH_V1, whole genome shotgun sequence genome window below encodes:
- the LOC132035514 gene encoding F-box/kelch-repeat protein At1g55270-like isoform X1, whose protein sequence is MMDQTIESSSNAQRGFRVQPPLVDSVSCYCNVDSGLKTVAGARKFVPGSKLCIQSDISSHAHKTKNSRRERSRVQSPLLPGLPDDLAIACLVRVPRVEHSKLRLVCKRWYRLLAGNFFYSQRKILGMAEEWVYVVKRDRDGRISWHAFDPTSQLWQPLPPVPGEYCGALGFGCAVLSGCHLYLFGGKDPIKGSMRRVIFYNARTNKWHRAPDMLRRRHFFGSCVINNCLYVAGGECEGIQRTLRSAEVYDPNRKRWSFIADMSTAMVPFIGVVYDGKWFVKGLGSHREVLSEAYNPDVNAWTPVNNRMIAGWRNPSISMNGRLYALDCRDGCKLRVYDESTHSWIRFIDSKIHLGSSRALEAAAVVPLNGKLCIIRNNMSISIVDVSSPDKCVETNPHLWENIAGKGHIRTMFTNLWSSIAGRAGLKSHIVHCQVLQV, encoded by the exons ATGATGGACCAAACAATTGAAAGCTCTTCAAATGCACAAAGGGGTTTTCGAGTTCAACCTCCACTG GTTGATTCTGTATCATGCTATTGCAATGTTGATTCGGGATTAAAGACAGTCGCCGGGGCAAGAAAATTTGTGCCAGGATCAAAACTTTGTATCCAGTCCGACATCAGTTCTCATGCACACAAGACTAAAAACTCTCGCAGGGAGAGATCAAGAGTACAGTCACCTCTTCTGCCTGGCCTACCTGATGATCTTGCAATTGCTTGTCTAGTACGTGTTCCTCGTGTTGAACATAGCAAGCTCCGTCTAGTTTGCAAAAGATGGTATCGGCTTCTTGCTGGTAACTTCTTTTACTCTCAAAGGAAGATTCTTGGAATGGCTGAAGAGTGGGTATATGTGGTTAAAAGAGATCGTGATGGACGGATTTCATGGCATGCATTTGACCCAACTTCCCAGCTTTGGCAGCCACTTCCACCAGTTCCAGGTGAATATTGCGGTGCCCTTGGATTTGGTTGCGCTGTTCTTAGTGGTTGCCATCTTTATTTATTTGGAGGAAAAGATCCAATCAAGGGGTCTATGCGACGGGTAATCTTTTACAATGCTCGAACAAATAAATGGCACAGGGCACCAGACATGCTCCGCAGACGCCATTTCTTTGGCTCTTGTGTAATTAATAATTGCCTTTATGTGGCTGGTGGAGAATGTGAAGGAATACAGAGGACTCTTCGTTCAGCTGAAGTTTATGACCCAAACCGGAAGCGCTGGAGTTTTATAGCTGATATGAGCACAGCTATGGTGCCTTTTATTGGGGTAGTGTATGACGGGAAGTGGTTTGTAAAAGGTTTGGGGTCCCACAGAGAAGTTCTGAGTGAAGCTTATAACCCTGATGTAAATGCATGGACCCCAGTCAACAACAGGATGATTGCTGGTTGGCGCAACCCAAGCATCTCCATGAATGGTCGTCTATATGCTTTGGACTGTCGTGATGGGTGTAAACTTAGAGTATATGATGAATCTACACATTCATGGATTAGATTTATTGATAGCAAAATCCACCTTGGAAGCTCTCGTGCTTTGGAGGCAGCTGCTGTGGTTCCCCTTAATGGTAAACTTTGTATAATTCGTAACAACATGAGCATCAGCATCGTTGATGTGTCGAGTCCTGATAAGTGTGTGGAAACTAACCCACATCTTTGGGAGAACATTGCTGGTAAAGGTCACATCAGAACTATGTTTACAAATTTATGGTCAAGTATTGCTGGGCGAGCAGGTTTGAAGAGTCATATTGTGCACTGTCAGGTGTTACAAGTTTGA
- the LOC132035514 gene encoding F-box/kelch-repeat protein At1g55270-like isoform X3: protein MFSNNEVDSVSCYCNVDSGLKTVAGARKFVPGSKLCIQSDISSHAHKTKNSRRERSRVQSPLLPGLPDDLAIACLVRVPRVEHSKLRLVCKRWYRLLAGNFFYSQRKILGMAEEWVYVVKRDRDGRISWHAFDPTSQLWQPLPPVPGEYCGALGFGCAVLSGCHLYLFGGKDPIKGSMRRVIFYNARTNKWHRAPDMLRRRHFFGSCVINNCLYVAGGECEGIQRTLRSAEVYDPNRKRWSFIADMSTAMVPFIGVVYDGKWFVKGLGSHREVLSEAYNPDVNAWTPVNNRMIAGWRNPSISMNGRLYALDCRDGCKLRVYDESTHSWIRFIDSKIHLGSSRALEAAAVVPLNGKLCIIRNNMSISIVDVSSPDKCVETNPHLWENIAGKGHIRTMFTNLWSSIAGRAGLKSHIVHCQVLQV, encoded by the exons atgtTCAGCAACAACGAG GTTGATTCTGTATCATGCTATTGCAATGTTGATTCGGGATTAAAGACAGTCGCCGGGGCAAGAAAATTTGTGCCAGGATCAAAACTTTGTATCCAGTCCGACATCAGTTCTCATGCACACAAGACTAAAAACTCTCGCAGGGAGAGATCAAGAGTACAGTCACCTCTTCTGCCTGGCCTACCTGATGATCTTGCAATTGCTTGTCTAGTACGTGTTCCTCGTGTTGAACATAGCAAGCTCCGTCTAGTTTGCAAAAGATGGTATCGGCTTCTTGCTGGTAACTTCTTTTACTCTCAAAGGAAGATTCTTGGAATGGCTGAAGAGTGGGTATATGTGGTTAAAAGAGATCGTGATGGACGGATTTCATGGCATGCATTTGACCCAACTTCCCAGCTTTGGCAGCCACTTCCACCAGTTCCAGGTGAATATTGCGGTGCCCTTGGATTTGGTTGCGCTGTTCTTAGTGGTTGCCATCTTTATTTATTTGGAGGAAAAGATCCAATCAAGGGGTCTATGCGACGGGTAATCTTTTACAATGCTCGAACAAATAAATGGCACAGGGCACCAGACATGCTCCGCAGACGCCATTTCTTTGGCTCTTGTGTAATTAATAATTGCCTTTATGTGGCTGGTGGAGAATGTGAAGGAATACAGAGGACTCTTCGTTCAGCTGAAGTTTATGACCCAAACCGGAAGCGCTGGAGTTTTATAGCTGATATGAGCACAGCTATGGTGCCTTTTATTGGGGTAGTGTATGACGGGAAGTGGTTTGTAAAAGGTTTGGGGTCCCACAGAGAAGTTCTGAGTGAAGCTTATAACCCTGATGTAAATGCATGGACCCCAGTCAACAACAGGATGATTGCTGGTTGGCGCAACCCAAGCATCTCCATGAATGGTCGTCTATATGCTTTGGACTGTCGTGATGGGTGTAAACTTAGAGTATATGATGAATCTACACATTCATGGATTAGATTTATTGATAGCAAAATCCACCTTGGAAGCTCTCGTGCTTTGGAGGCAGCTGCTGTGGTTCCCCTTAATGGTAAACTTTGTATAATTCGTAACAACATGAGCATCAGCATCGTTGATGTGTCGAGTCCTGATAAGTGTGTGGAAACTAACCCACATCTTTGGGAGAACATTGCTGGTAAAGGTCACATCAGAACTATGTTTACAAATTTATGGTCAAGTATTGCTGGGCGAGCAGGTTTGAAGAGTCATATTGTGCACTGTCAGGTGTTACAAGTTTGA
- the LOC132035514 gene encoding F-box/kelch-repeat protein At1g55270-like isoform X2 — MNNTGANFMEVPFCQVDSVSCYCNVDSGLKTVAGARKFVPGSKLCIQSDISSHAHKTKNSRRERSRVQSPLLPGLPDDLAIACLVRVPRVEHSKLRLVCKRWYRLLAGNFFYSQRKILGMAEEWVYVVKRDRDGRISWHAFDPTSQLWQPLPPVPGEYCGALGFGCAVLSGCHLYLFGGKDPIKGSMRRVIFYNARTNKWHRAPDMLRRRHFFGSCVINNCLYVAGGECEGIQRTLRSAEVYDPNRKRWSFIADMSTAMVPFIGVVYDGKWFVKGLGSHREVLSEAYNPDVNAWTPVNNRMIAGWRNPSISMNGRLYALDCRDGCKLRVYDESTHSWIRFIDSKIHLGSSRALEAAAVVPLNGKLCIIRNNMSISIVDVSSPDKCVETNPHLWENIAGKGHIRTMFTNLWSSIAGRAGLKSHIVHCQVLQV, encoded by the exons ATGAATAATACTGGTGCTAACTTTATGGAGGTGCCTTTCTGTCAG GTTGATTCTGTATCATGCTATTGCAATGTTGATTCGGGATTAAAGACAGTCGCCGGGGCAAGAAAATTTGTGCCAGGATCAAAACTTTGTATCCAGTCCGACATCAGTTCTCATGCACACAAGACTAAAAACTCTCGCAGGGAGAGATCAAGAGTACAGTCACCTCTTCTGCCTGGCCTACCTGATGATCTTGCAATTGCTTGTCTAGTACGTGTTCCTCGTGTTGAACATAGCAAGCTCCGTCTAGTTTGCAAAAGATGGTATCGGCTTCTTGCTGGTAACTTCTTTTACTCTCAAAGGAAGATTCTTGGAATGGCTGAAGAGTGGGTATATGTGGTTAAAAGAGATCGTGATGGACGGATTTCATGGCATGCATTTGACCCAACTTCCCAGCTTTGGCAGCCACTTCCACCAGTTCCAGGTGAATATTGCGGTGCCCTTGGATTTGGTTGCGCTGTTCTTAGTGGTTGCCATCTTTATTTATTTGGAGGAAAAGATCCAATCAAGGGGTCTATGCGACGGGTAATCTTTTACAATGCTCGAACAAATAAATGGCACAGGGCACCAGACATGCTCCGCAGACGCCATTTCTTTGGCTCTTGTGTAATTAATAATTGCCTTTATGTGGCTGGTGGAGAATGTGAAGGAATACAGAGGACTCTTCGTTCAGCTGAAGTTTATGACCCAAACCGGAAGCGCTGGAGTTTTATAGCTGATATGAGCACAGCTATGGTGCCTTTTATTGGGGTAGTGTATGACGGGAAGTGGTTTGTAAAAGGTTTGGGGTCCCACAGAGAAGTTCTGAGTGAAGCTTATAACCCTGATGTAAATGCATGGACCCCAGTCAACAACAGGATGATTGCTGGTTGGCGCAACCCAAGCATCTCCATGAATGGTCGTCTATATGCTTTGGACTGTCGTGATGGGTGTAAACTTAGAGTATATGATGAATCTACACATTCATGGATTAGATTTATTGATAGCAAAATCCACCTTGGAAGCTCTCGTGCTTTGGAGGCAGCTGCTGTGGTTCCCCTTAATGGTAAACTTTGTATAATTCGTAACAACATGAGCATCAGCATCGTTGATGTGTCGAGTCCTGATAAGTGTGTGGAAACTAACCCACATCTTTGGGAGAACATTGCTGGTAAAGGTCACATCAGAACTATGTTTACAAATTTATGGTCAAGTATTGCTGGGCGAGCAGGTTTGAAGAGTCATATTGTGCACTGTCAGGTGTTACAAGTTTGA